One segment of Salvelinus fontinalis isolate EN_2023a chromosome 12, ASM2944872v1, whole genome shotgun sequence DNA contains the following:
- the LOC129867678 gene encoding alpha-1,3-mannosyl-glycoprotein 4-beta-N-acetylglucosaminyltransferase C-like, with protein MFVFTEYLTIGLSSVKRKKGNYLMETIKSIFDQSSYEELKEIVVVVHLADFDLAWCENLVQDISRKFAHHIIAGHLLVIHAPEEYYPSLDGLKRNYNDPEDRVRFRSKQNVDYAFLLNFCTNLSDFYMMLEDDVLCSRNFLTSLKKVVTSREGSYWVMLEFSKLGYIGKLYQSRDLPRLVHFLLMFYQEMPCDWLLIHFRGLLAQKDVIRFKPSLFQHMGYYSSYKGTENKLKDDDFEEDFIDIPDNPPASLYTNINVFENYDATKAYSSVDEYFWGKPPSTGDFFVIVFHEPSNISNIKILTGTDDRQNDILHHGALEVGEKLVGTKRGRQCSSYITLGEFKNGHIEVQDVDHKIAFDIQCVRIVVTASQKEWLIIRKISLWTT; from the coding sequence ATGTTTGTGTTTACAGAATATCTAACCATTGGGTTGTCATCTGTGAAAAGAAAAAAAGGGAATTACCTCATGGAAACGATCAAATCCATTTTTGACCAGTCCAGTTATGAGGAACTGAAAGAGATCGTGGTAGTGGTTCACCTGGCGGACTTTGACCTGGCTTGGTGTGAAAACCTGGTGCAGGACATCTCCAGGAAGTTTGCCCACCACATCATCGCTGGGCATCTCCTAGTGATCCATGCCCCTGAGGAGTACTACCCATCACTGGATGGGCTGAAAAGGAACTACAACGACCCAGAGGACAGGGTACGCTTCCGCTCCAAGCAGAACGTGGACTACGCCTTCCTCCTCAACTTCTGCACCAACCTCTCAGATTTTTACATGATGCTGGAGGACGATGTGCTCTGCTCACGGAACTTCCTGACATCCCTGAAGAAGGTGGTCACCTCCAGGGAAGGCTCGTACTGGGTGATGCTGGAGTTCTCCAAGCTTGGCTACATAGGGAAGCTCTACCAATCAAGAGACCTTCCGCGCCTGGTCCACTTCCTGCTCATGTTCTACCAGGAGATGCCTTGCGACTGGCTTCTTATTCACTTCCGGGGCCTGTTGGCCCAGAAAGATGTGATCCGCTTCAAGCCCTCTCTGTTCCAGCACATGGGCTACTACTCCTCATATAAGGGGACAGAGAACAAGTTGAAGGATGATGACTTCGAAGAAGACTTTATTGACATCCCTGACAACCCTCCTGCCAGCCTGTACACAAACATTAATGTATTTGAAAACTATGATGCCACCAAGGCTTATAGCAGTGTGGACGAATACTTTTGGGGGAAACCTCCCTCTACCGGAGACTTCTTTGTCATTGTCTTTCACGAACCAAGCAATATTAGCAATATCAAAATCTTGACAGGAACGGACGATCGTCAGAACGATATCCTGCACCATGGAGCTCTGGAAGTAGGAGAGAAGCTGGTGGGTACAAAGAGAGGAAGGCAGTGTTCTTCCTACATCACGTTAGGGGAGTTTAAAAATGGCCACATTGAGGTTCAAGACGTGGACCACAAGATTGCCTTTGACATCCAGTGTGTACGTATTGTGGTGACTGCCAGTCAAAAAGAATGGCTGATTATTAGGAAAATAAGTCTGTGGACGACATAG